The sequence TTTTGATGTCTTGGTAGGCATGCATGTGACTGGCGTCCTTAAGGTAGGCCCAGTTTGCTGAGAGAATCATGAGGAAGTGGATCTGGAAGAGAAGGGTGAGGAGGTGGATGGCCCGGTGAGCATGTCaagatgccaaaaaaaaaaagaaagaagagagagagccgGCTACAAAGAAGTCAGAGCTACATCACACGCGTACAacgaaacacaaaaaaataataagtTAAACTGGTCAAGACATTTCACACAAACACGAGGGGAAGACGTCGGTTACATCACCGGCACCGTGCTAGGGTGGCTACTTCGCCAGGGGCGGCGCTACACAAGGAGCACTTAGGAGGAGCAGCGTAGGAAGAGGGATGGATGTTTTGGGGCACATGCAAGCTTGGTGACGGCTGacagggtcgggggggggggggggttagtacgCAGCGTTAGACTCGGACGCGTCGTGGCGAGCTCGCTAGATTGTCATTTACCGCGGTTCCCTGCCCGCGAAGAAGGCCGGGGTAAGAAAACAGACCATTTAGCGGATATTTCGTAAACAAAGATCGTTTATTTtgtagaaagggggggggggaactacagtcttcaaaaaaaaaaacataggagAGAATTAAATATATGAAATGTGGAGTATAAGTAAACCATAAACAAATCAAAAAGAATTTGAAAAATGTAAGCATGCAGGCTCAGTGTTAAAAAATGGCTCTTTAATGGCACTTTCTGGAtgaataaaaggaaaaaaagtatgAAACAAAACATCAACCGAAGCTAGAACAGCGTCAAGGTCTcatagaagaaggaaaaaaaaaccctttagccTACTCTTCCAACACAAGgagaaaatctgttttttttttgtggttttttttatataaaatatGAAGAAATGAAACGAGAGGCTAAGGGCCTCATGCAGAGATGCACTCCTGGTACTGGCCTAACCCTTCGTAGTACTTACGGTCTGTGCTAAGAACGTGCAGTTACTGTGAAATCTACTATACACAACCGGTCATCTGCTCTACAGCAACGCAAAACTGCCCAAAGATTGGTTTTAGTTCGGTTTAGAATCTAGTTTTGTGACGAAAGGAGTCGATACCGGGAATCGTCCGGGTGAGCGCTCGGTGGTTTAACTGCCTGGCGACGAAAACGGCGTCGGCTAGGCGTAGAAACCAGTGGGAGATAAAGGTCAGAGGACACAAGGCACTTGGCCGCCGCCGCTACCGTAACTAGTCCGAATGCATCGCTAGAAATCTCCCTCGCCCGATATGCCAGCCTGACCCAACACCTGGGAACACCCTCATCATCCGTCATCAGACCGGTTTCTGGTCTCCTCCTCATCCTGGGGTACATTTCAGAGCTTTTTTTGGGGATATACTGTATACGGGGCGTAACGCGGGTTCAATTAAGAGAAAGGGCCATCGTCATTTCTAGACTGGGCAAGAACCTGATTCTAAAACTACCAGCGCGGACACGTCTTATATTTTAAGCGCCTCAGGAATTTGAGCAAACGTGAATTAACGGCTGTTCAAATCGCCACCAAGTACCGCCGATACTTGACTTTCTCTTGCCGCCGTGCGCAGTGCCGCACACAAAATACTGCAGGGTTTTCAAATCACAGATGCAGCTCACACTTCTACCGAGCGTGTGCAGGTTAGGTCAGTTGCCAAAGTGCCGGGAAACCTCTTCAATCGTAAGTTCAAGGTCTCTAAATAACACTGATGTGGCTTTCTAGCTGTGCACAATACCAGATTTGATGGTGACTGGTGACGTGTTTACTATAAATGAGGCCCCAGGAAAGCTACTCGATCCTGTCAAGATATACACCATCGCATTCCGAAGACAATCGCTCATCAGGTACCCTCAGACAGGCATATATCCCTGGATATCAAACGCTAGAGGATGCGTACATTCAGCTATTTACAATTCATGTGAATACTAATGGAGAGAGGTTGGTTTTCTATTCTCAGGTTTTTTTAGTTCATTTGTTGTCAGTGGCCACTGTCTCTACTCAGTACAGCCTGAAACGCCGTACTGTGCTCTTAttaatacagttttaaaactTAGTGCAGCAGTCTTCTCGACTCTTAAACTTCAAAACAGCAAAGTTATAAGTGGTAGCCATCATGTAGATCAGCTGGTGAAAGAGAACAGAATAGAGGTGATGAGAGAACATGCCAGCGACATCGTAGTGGCTCATAACATGTCAAGTGCGACGACTCATCTTTTCCCTGCATCAGCCCACCTGTCTGCGGTCACATACTCAAAAGATGTGAAAGGCCGTAGAAAGAATTATCGCCAATAATCGTACTTGCAATTTTTCCACTATCCCAAAAGACGAAACTCGAGATTCTATCGTCCGGGGAGGGGTTCGGCTATACTGACGCTCTAGTTATTTTTATttcgagatactttattaatccccgtagggaaattgtgtcctgcatttaacccatcctagctgtgtagctaggagcagtgggcagccgccgtgcagcacccggggaccaactccagttcgtcttgccaggcctcagtcaggggcacagacaggagtattaaccctaacgtgcatgtctccCCCctcgttctccccaattgtacttggccaattaccctactcttcacatccggcttcgcacccgcagacacggccaattgtgtctgtagagacgcccgatcaagccggaggtaacggggattcgaaccgccggcccccgtgttggtaggcaacagaatagaccgccacactacccggacggccGACGcacgtcttttttgatggtgggagaaacgggagcacccggagaaaaacccaccgcagacacggggagaacatgcaaactccacacagaggacgacctgggatgacccccccaaagttggacaaccccagggttcgaacccaggacgttcctgctgtgaggtgacagcactaaccactgggccaccgtgccgcccaactacCCGGTTAGTGAGCAATTCCCAATGCACAAGTGGAATTGGTAAACTGCACTCCGTCACATCCTACTTCAAATTAAAAGGGGGCCAGCGGGCATCCTAACCGAAGGTAAACAGCAAATGGGTTTGGAGCTGTTGGGAGGCTACATGTAATCTCTTCCTTGGACTGGCTACATAAACCACATGggcgatgaggagaagagcacTTGACTCAGGATCTATTGGTAAAAATCATGCAAGGATGGACTAACGGGACAGGATGAGCAGACAGAATAAAGGGGACACTTACCAGAGCAATCACAGTAGCCCCTGCCCCGGCACATGCTACGATGTACAGGTGGTAGGACAGGTAGAACTGGAACAAAGGAAAGCAAACACAATTGAACTAACTGACGTTCCTAAATTAATAATCGAACGTGGGAAAGAAATTAATGAAATCACATATAAGTGGCAAACATTTCAAACGGTGTTCTGCAGGGAACGACAGTGTGAGGCCCATGGATGAATGGGTCTGAATAGTAAAAGGGCTTTTACCTCACTGGTGTTGCAAATGTCACCTAGCGTAGACCCACAAGCCTTGCCTGGTGTCGCATTCCATGGGATAATCCCTAGATTTACAAAATTCCAAAGGTGAATATTTACACAGAGCAAATCCGTATCGCGTCTAATTGAAACCCAACAAGGAAAGCACAAAATTTGCCCCAAGTATATCCAACGGCCTGTTGTCAATTATCTCTTTAGCGTGGACGAGGTCATTGCAATTTTGTTGAGATTTCTGTTAAATTGCCATAATCTACGAGTTAAAGGTATCAAAGCTGTAAAACTTGGCAGAGTGGACATTTTGGCATATcagattttattattattatcattaaatgcTCCTTTTGGTGGACTATAAATGGAGCACAAAGGGATGCCAAAAGCAGCTTAGTGTTAGATTTATTATTAGCCATGCAAAAGTGTTAGCGCTAAGCCGCTTCACTGAAGCCTGTGTTTGACacctaaacttaaaaaaaaaaaagaaaaatgtcaattTCATGTTGCACAAGTGCGAGCTAGAACAAGAGCTTCAGACTGAACAGGTTCGAACCTCAGTCCCTTACCGTACTGACGGACATCCACACAGATGGAGTCAATGTTGGTGAGGTTGGCGATGGGCGACCTCATGGCGGCGCAGGTAGACCACATGTTGTAGAAGAGGAAAACTGGCACGGCAGAGAAGCCAAACACACCTAGCCAGGCCACGCCCAGGATGTAGGTCAGGAACACAAACTGGACCGCACGTGCAGAGAGACGGTACCGTGTTAGCATCACTGGATAATCATACAACTGAACACTATGAGTACAACACGTCTCCTCATCCTCCAATACTTTATCATTTCCCGTCatcattaaactttttttttctccctttttctccccagttgtacccggccaattaccccactcttcccgagccgtcccggtcgctgctccaccctctctgccgatccggggagggctgcagactaccacatgcctcctcccatacacgtggagtcaccagccgcttcttttcacctgacagtgaggagtttctccagggggacgtagcgcgtgggaggatcccgctattcccccccagttccccctccccccgaacaggcgcccccaaccgaccagaggaggtgctagtgcagcgaccaggacacacacccacatccagtttcccacctgcagacacggccaattgtgtctgtagggatgcctgacccagccggaggtaaagcggggattcgaactggcgatcccccgtgttggtaggcaacggaatacacccaACATAAACATTGTTGTCTGAACATATATTTCAGTGGTGCAAAACTTGATGTCTCTCAGAATCTAGTCACGTGTTTATACGGAGTCTTCTAGCACATGACAGGCAGCGTTAAAAAGTCAAAACCAGTGATATTCAACCATGtgcaatgtatatatatatatatatatatatatatatatatatatatatatatatatatccatgtgTATGCAGTTTTTCCTTCCAACCGAATACTACACCGATGGATTTCACCATTTAGTCCTCCCCCGTCTGGTTAAAGGAGTGGTAGCTAATGACAGCAGCTGGTGTAGTTTTGGGTTTGGAAAGCAAacctgcacaacacacacacacacacggctctccGTGGCATCCCCGGTCTACACTACACGGTGGAGGAAGCCGAGCTGGACAAACCATTCCGCTGATGCATCGCCCGCAGATGGTGGTCTTGAACTCGCTGTGCAGCTCCTTGACTGCACTGGTGGTGTAGAAACCCTCGGCCAGCAGAATGATGCCgtagaggaagaagaaggaggcAATGCCGTAGATGACGTACTGCATCAGCTGtattctgtgagagagagagagagagacgatgcCACGCAACCCATCGATCAGCCGTGGCCTTAGAGACTGTGCGACGGTAATTCCACAGTAGGAATAACTCAACCGccgtggtacccccccccccaacctccagCATCAGTCCCAGAGCGAAACCCTAAAAGTGTCTGGTGGGAGTTATAGCATGTGATGTACTGCACACTGGGAATGAACAGTGATGTCTACCATTGTTTCCTTCTTTTGTGGCAACCCAAGTGGAAACTCGAGATCATTAAGCGACGCAAACTGATTAATTGTACACAGATGGCTATGACTAAGGTAGGACGGCTCAGCGTCTCCCAATAAACCCAGTAAGCGAAGAGGGACGCTAAGCTCCTTCCTCCGGACCGGAGCGATAACGGGTGACGCACGTCTGGGGAACTCGTCCGCCGAGAGGCAGGAGGCCTCTTGGCGGACGTCTCAAATTAACCGGCGCGCTCCAAGTCCACGTCTCCACCGAGACACGAGACATCTCGCCTCCCCTCCCGCGCTCTCCTCTTTCACCGTCTGGAGTAAAGCGTACAAAACGACTCCATATTAGGCCTGCTCGCCGCAATGACACCCGAGGATGTTACCGGCTAAAAATAAACCGCAATAAATTAGCCCCACTAAAAGTGTAGCTCGTCGACGTGATTCATCTGCCTTCAACTTTTCGCCAATTAAATTTGCGGGGAATTTTATCTTGTGGTCCtggctcaaaaaaacaaaacccacaagGGACACGACGGTCTAAAacggtgtttctcaaccgggggtccgcggacccctagtggtccgtggtgtcattgcaaggggtccgtgaaaataaaatatctttaaaaaaaaagatcctatgacatttatagaaataggattattttactcaaatgtgactgagacctttatctacctaaactataaagggtaacaggacctttttctctaattacatctgtttcacaagtgtaatttattgtattttaataagagatctcactcccgtttccgttgttaaaagttactgcataaaaattctgttgttacgtatatctgaaagttactgaatacatattctgttttgttacatatatctgaaagttactgaatacatattctgttttgttacatatatctgaaagttactgaatacatattctgttttgttacatatatctgaaagttactgtataagaattctgttttgttacatatatctgaaagttactgaatacatattctgttttgttacatatatctgaaagttactgaatacatattctgttttgttacatatatctgaaagttactgaatacatattctgttttgttacatatatctgaaagttactgaatacatattctgttttgttacatatatctgaaagttactgcataagaattctgttttgttacatatatctaagttacaactgaaagctcttatttttgccccaaagagtgaataaatgctataatgcaatttaaaatgcagtttctactgtttctatcaaattgcaaacccccctcccccaagatcaggtggaggggtcctcagggtagatcaaaaatacgcagggggtccaggaccccaaaaaggttgagaaccactggtctaaaagACCAAGGGCCGGGAGTGTCTCGGAAGGAGTTCTTCGGGTCCCCTTGCGGATCGAGAAGGTCGACAAGCTCGACCGTAATCTCGGGTGACTACTGGCAACGGTGCTGAGCGGCTGTTCACGGGGCGGAGGAGGTCGCCTAGGCCCTGTACCTGCCACCCGTTCGGGTGACGCGTGATGCGGCGGAGGAGTGTCACTCACATGTCGGTCAGCATGGCGTGGTCACTGGTGACCTTGGAGAAGTGGTTTTCCAGGATGGTAACGGTGCCGGTGAGAGCCACGTGGCCACATCCGCAGAACAGGGCGACGCCGGAGAAGCAGAGGATGGTGGCCACCAGGGACGCGTAGGGAACCCCTCCTAAACATTTGATGCAGCACTCGAAGCAACCTGTACCAAAAAAAGATACACAGAAGGGAGACGGTAAACCCACAGCATTTTACATGGCGCTCGTCTAGCTGCGACAGCCATCAAACCACTTTACAATCAATTAACGCCTCAcattcactctcacacacacactgacggtggTGTTGGCCATGCAAGACAACggccagctcatcaggagcagttaggagttaggggtcttgctcagggacacatttTATATACACATCACGTTTCTTTGGCATCATCAATAAAGCGTCTACTGAGCGCAGCGCCTTCGTTACTTCAAAAGGCCTCATTACCCAATTCTACACAACACGTGCTCACGCCCATACCAGGGGTTCTGGGGACTTTGGGTCACTCGGTTCCGCTACTTGGAAGGGTTGTTCCCTCGCATCTCGAAACCGGAAAGGAAGCGAGATATTCAGACGTGTCGTTTTGCCGCGGGGGCCAGAGGTCTTTTGGTCAGTCCCCATGGCAACGGGGACTGGCTTTGTCGAGCCTTGCCGAGCAACAGGCCGAAGTGTCGACCTCGACGCTGCAAAGCGACCGATGCGTTCGCAAACCGTACGGAGGCCGCTTCGGCTAGATTTCAGGGGGGGTGTCCGGATAGCGtggcggcggtctattctgtcgcctaccaccacggggctcaccggttcgaatccccgtgttacctccggcttggtcggggcgtccctacagacacaattggccgggtctgcgggcgggaaaccggatgtgggtttgtgtcctggtcgctgcactagcgccccctctggtcagttggggcgcctgttcgggtggaggagggagaatagcgtgatcctcctatgccgtacgtccccctggtgaaactcctcactgtcaggtgaaaagaagcggctggcgactccacatgtatgggaggaggcatgtggtagtccgccgccctccccggatcggcagagggggtggagcagcgaccggggcggctcggaagagtgggctaattggccaagtacaattgggttggggggggggtccaaaaaaaaaagttagcgcctcctctggtcggtcggggcgcctgttcggtggggagggggaactgggcggaatagcgtgatcctcccacgtgctacgcccccctggggaaactcctcactgtcaggtgaaaagaagcggctggcgactccacgtgtatgggaggaggcatgtggtagtctgcagccctccccgggtcggcagagggggtggagcagcgaccaggatggctagggagagcggggtagttggccaggtgcaactggggagaaaaagggtgggggtggggggggttaaaaaaaagctGGATTTCAGAATGATTGTGATGTCCCTTCGCACGGGGCCGCTCCCTTCTCAGACTTGTGCAACGTGCTGCGTCAGCCAGCACGGTGAAGTCCGCGTTGAGAGGCCAGACTTGGACAGACTTGGACAGACTTGGACAGTCTTGGACAGACTTGGACAGTCTTTACAGTCTTTACCATTCATCTTATCCGGCGATTCATCACTGCACTTTCAACAAATGGCCATCCGGCAGGTCGGAGCCGTGGACGTCAGCCAAGCTGTAAAGGAAATCCACTGCGGCCCACAATGATGGCGTGACGTGACCTGGACGGGTCCGTCCGCTGACAGATGGTGTAGTCTCGGCGCTTGTAACACCGGCACCCACCCTAACGCGCCGTCTGTGGACACGGTGCACCGCTGATCGGGTCCACATGTGTCGAGGAGGGCGCTTCAGTTCAAGCAGGCAGCTGAGATTCACATGATGTCTTAAGCCTGCGGTTCATATTTTAAGATCCCTCCCCTGGTTCTCGTGTGTCTCTGATACGCTGAGGAATCTCTGCCGAGCCAGACCGGTTCTGACCGTTTTGGCTTTGAAAACCTTTCTCCGACCCTCAAAAGAAGAGGCCGTGTAACCAATGGGGGCATTCTTTTCATTGCGGGGAGCTTTTCAAATAAAAATGTGTGCCtaagggcgcccgggtggcgcggcggtctattccggtacaaaccaacacgggggtcggcggtacGAGTCCCGGcagtgcctccggcttggtcgggcgtccctacagacacgattggccacgtctgcaggtgggaagccggatgtgggtatgtgtcccggtcgctgcaccagcgcctcctctggtcgggggggggggggggggagtacagcgtgatcctcccacgtgctacatccccctggtgaaactcctcactgtcaggtgaaaagaagcggctggcgactccacatgtatgggaggaggcatgtggtagcctgcagccctcctcggctcggcagagggggcggagcagccaccaggacggctagggagagcggggtaattggccaggtacaattggggagaaaaagggagagaaaaaaaatgcaaaaaaaataaataaataaataatatgtgTCTGTAGCATTCAGGTGCAAATGCCATCAACGTTATTTGCCCATGGCCGTGGTCCTGGCGCCCCAGCGGCGGCGAAGGTCAAGGCCTCAGTGCACACGAGAAATCCTCATTTCCTAACTGTCAATACAGTAACAGCGGTTCGCAGCGGAGGTTTTGCGAAGTGAACGTGTTGTCTAAACACCACGGCCTCGTAACTGGCATTCACGAGTTACCGCGAAGGTCCCCCTGACTCTAATTGAGCTAATTAAGAAATGAATGCATTCGTTGGAAAACTATTTATTGACTTAATCGACTCTTCCGTATGGATTGTGCAGGTGGGCAGGACGGAAGAAACAAATCTGTCCTAAAAACAAACGACCCGTCAGGTACCAGAAGTTGCCCCTCCTCGACTCTCCCTTCGGGGCCGTGAAGGCAAAACCAGCCATGCTGCACACCGGCCGAACACCCGCTACTTCCGCACAAAGACCCGGTCGCACCCGAGCCACAGCGGAGAAAAGCGCTTATCTGACCGCCCGCCGGCCTCCTGCGCGAGGCGAGGCTCCTGAAGGTTCGCCCGCGTTTGTGTCCATTTGCCGTGACAAAGGACATTAAAACAGATATATCGCCGCCGGGACAATAGTTTTGCTGTCACAAGTTGTCGCCCCGACTCTTTGTGTAGTGCAGCGGGATGAAAAACATTTCTGTCCCCCGGGCGGGTGAATAGGAGTTGCCATGGCAGCGTGTTAACCACAACCCAATGAGTGTGCCCACAGCGAGCGGCTGCCTGCGCCGCAGCCGAGCCCACATCTCTCTCCATGAgcacgacggggggggggggggggggagagggggagcggGGGAGCGGGACGGGGCAGCTCCTCGGCTTACTGAGCCCGGCCGCCAAGTAAATACAGCCCAGCAAAAGGGGGAACTGCCCTGCAGCGGGCGTCGGTTCTGAGGGTGTTCttcctccgggggggggggatgtgtttgtatgtatctGGGGACAATGTGGACGTCGTGGAAGGTAGGCCCATGTTCCGCATCGAGAGAAACCATTCCCGGCCAGGAAATTCTCATATGAAGACGAACCGTCACAAGTCCGAGTCGGACTTGCTGCACAGACCAgcggaggtggaaaaacccggtccagaaagtaaaaacccctaaccgtgtctttactccacccatgtactaaaccatcagattgcactgactggtttcccaaattagctggtttaatacatggatggagtaaagacacggttggggtttttactttctggaccgggtttttccacctctgcagaaCAGGGGGATGAAGACCTTTTTGACGCGATTCTTTTCCGAATGGGAAGCGTGGCGAAGATTTACCTCCGCAACAAAATCCCTCTTGCATTACAACAGAACCCAAGTGGTGGGCGATAGCAGCAGGAATgacctcatctcgtctcatcgtcagccgcttctcccggggtcgggtcgcggtggcagcaagccaagtaggacagtgtttctcaacccagtcctcaaggacccccctatcctagagattttcattgtaaccctgcataggtagccctgcttgtacttactcgaccaatcatctcgcagcacttaattatgcaagctgtgcaacgtctgacaaaattcattgctgattggttgaataactacaaacaggtacctattcagggttgcaaagaaaatatgcaggatagggggtccttgaggactgggttgagaaacactgaagtagggcaccccagacgtccctctccccggcaacgccctccagctcctcctgggggatcccgagacgTTCCCGGGCCaaattggacatgcagtcccacCAGCGACTTCTgggcctaccccggggtctcctcccagttggacataccTGGaatacctccaaaggaaggcgtccaggaggcatcctaattagatgcccgcaccacctcaactggctcctttcgacgcgaaggagcagcggctctactccgagcaccctccggatgtccgagctcctcaccctaacctcgaaggctgagcccagacaccctacggaggaaactcgtttcagccgcttgcatccacaatctcaccctttcggtcactacccaaagctcacgaccataggtgagggttggaacgaagactgactggtaaattgagagcttgttAGGAGTTATTTTCGATCGATCTGtttacagtggttctcaacccagtcctcaaggaccccctatcctgcatattttctttgcaaccctgaataggtacccgtttgtagttattcaaccaatcagcagtgaatTTTGTCaggcgttgcacaccttgcataattaagtgctgcgagatgattggtcgagtaagtacaagcagggctacctatgcagggttacaatgcaaatctctaggataggggggtccttgaggactgggttgagaaacactgccctacttagcttgctgccaccgcgacccgacccgggagaagcggctgacgatgagacgagatgaggtcATTCCTACCAAACGACTGTAGCCGCTGCTATCGCCCACCACTTGGGTTCTGTCAAtgcaaatctgcaggatagggggtccttgaggaccgggttgagaaacactgtgttaGGACATGTCCCGAACGGCAAGTCACACGCTGCCCCAGCTCGTTGACAGTCTGTTTAGCTGTAAACCGCGCCCGGAAACTCAGCACTCCTTCTTTTTCCATCACGGTCTCAAGGCAAACACAGCCTTGTATGTCACGACTCCATCGCGGCGTCCCTTAGCAGGCTTGCTCTTACCGGACCTGACGGCGGTCACCGTAAGGACTTGACGTGTCTAGAGATGGAAGGGATTAAAACCGTAGCCCCCTGAGATTGCATGCAGAGACTCCCCGACCCGTGGGCGATGACTAACTAGCGCCAACTCGAGTCCTTTGTCCCCCGCTTCACATGATGCCCGTCACCGAGCGTCAGCCGGGTACGTCAGCGTCATGCTTTTCTGACCGGATCACCTCAGAGGGAGAAAACCTTACGTCGGGGTTAAAAGGCAGCGGGACGCAATCAATGGGCCGCCTGTTCGATTACTGCCCCCTCCCACGGCGGCGGCCTGTTTTAACGAGAATATCTCCCCATCCAGTCAGTCGGGGGAGGGATGTTGGTCAAACACGTCCTTTAACCTCTATATCAGTCTGCACCATAAGGGTTcaacacagcgacacacacacagagacaccacTGTGGGGAACAAAGATGTTTTTCTCTCCATGGAGAGGCCTTA comes from Lampris incognitus isolate fLamInc1 chromosome 11, fLamInc1.hap2, whole genome shotgun sequence and encodes:
- the gpm6bb gene encoding glycoprotein M6Bb isoform X1 is translated as MGCFECCIKCLGGVPYASLVATILCFSGVALFCGCGHVALTGTVTILENHFSKVTSDHAMLTDIIQLMQYVIYGIASFFFLYGIILLAEGFYTTSAVKELHSEFKTTICGRCISGMFVFLTYILGVAWLGVFGFSAVPVFLFYNMWSTCAAMRSPIANLTNIDSICVDVRQYGIIPWNATPGKACGSTLGDICNTSEFYLSYHLYIVACAGAGATVIALIHFLMILSANWAYLKDASHMHAYQDIKMKEEQELQDITSRSKECLNSYT
- the gpm6bb gene encoding glycoprotein M6Bb isoform X2 — translated: MGCFECCIKCLGGVPYASLVATILCFSGVALFCGCGHVALTGTVTILENHFSKVTSDHAMLTDIIQLMQYVIYGIASFFFLYGIILLAEGFYTTSAVKELHSEFKTTICGRCISGMFVFLTYILGVAWLGVFGFSAVPVFLFYNMWSTCAAMRSPIANLTNIDSICVDVRQYGIIPWNATPGKACGSTLGDICNTSEFYLSYHLYIVACAGAGATVIALLIYMMATTYNFAVLKFKSREDCCTKF